The following is a genomic window from Thiohalomonas denitrificans.
GGCGACGCCACGGCAGCGGACTGCCACTGCCCCGAACACCGCTGTTCATTGCCTCGGCCGCACTAATTGGTTGGTATTCAGCGACGCTTCTTTGGGCTCCGTCTGCCTACACATCGACACTCACCTTCTGGTGGGTGGCGGCAATGCCGCTAACATTTTTCGCCTTCCTGTGGGACCCGGATTCGGGTAGGGCATGGCCCCGAATGCAAGGGCTTTTTATCACGCTGGGGCTTGTTGGGACACTGATGGCGTTTTACCAAGCTACCCAGGGAGAGGCGCCCAGCGCTCTCTACCTCAACAAAAACAACCATGCCGCCTTCCTCAACCTGCTACTCCTGCCACTGGTCGCCCGCTTTGTGGCTGGAAGCACCGACGGCTCGCGTTTTCGAGCCGCTAGTGGCGGGGTCATTGTCCTGTTTCTGACGGTGGTGTTTCTCATCGGCAGCCGGGGGGCATTTCTGGGTTTCATCGGGGGAGTGCTATTTTTGCTTTGGGGCCTCGGCATCGCCCGCTGGCGGCGGCACTGGCTACTGTTTTCGGCACTGGTGGCCATCGCCTTGCTCCTCGCCAACATCGGCTTCGAGCCGACCTCCTCCACCGGTGCCCGCGTCGCGACGCTGGCCCAGCCGGGAGAGGCGGGGGCATCCCGGTTCCTCATCTGGGAAACCTCGGTGGAGATGCTGCGGGAGCATCCTCTGTGGGGCATCGGGCTGGGGACGTTCTGGATGATGTATCCGGCCTTTCGGCACCCCGACGATGCCAGCGGCGGTTTTTTCGTCCACAACGACTATCTACAGATCTGGCTCGAAGCGGGCCTACCCGGGCTTCTGCTAATCCTTTTAATAGGCTGGTCGCTATTTCGCAGCGTGAGCGCATTTCGCCAACGCGCCGGCGGGAATGAGGTCGAGGTATACGGCCTCACCGCCGGGCTCGCTGCAGTAGGCGTCCATAGCGTATTCACATTCAATCTCTATATACTTTCAATTCTGATTCTCTGCGGGCTGTATTTGGGGCGCCTTCACCACCACTGCTATTCGACGCCGACGAATTGGCGATTGAACCTGCAACGGATTCGGCGCAAAGCCTTCGTACCCTTGCTGATCGCGGGACTGATTCCACCATTCGGCTATTTCCTTTCCGTAACGCTGTCCCAGTACTACCTCGAAAGGGCCGATAAGGTAACTACCGAAAACCTTGGCACGGCCGATCGCCTGCTCGGCCAGGCCCAGGGGTTGACACCCGCACTCGAGGCGATCCGGTCGGCTCGTGGCGAACTATGGCGATCGACCCTGGGGGATCTCGAGGGTGAACGCGCCGCCGAGGCCTTCAAGCAGTCGGTTGCCGCCTATCTCGAGGGGCACCGCCTGAACGGCTATGTCCCACGCCCGCTGGTGGGCTTGGGACGACTCTATTCGGAGTACCCGCAATGGGCGGACGAAGGCAACGCAGCCGAGATTGCGGAGGCCTATTTCACCGAAGCTATACGGCTTGACCCCCGCAGCCTTTCCGCCCGGCGGAACCTGGCGTTTCATCAGTTACGCCAAGGCGACACCGAAGCGGCATTGGCGGCCTTGGAAGGTGGACTGAAGTACCGTTACCCCCCGACGCT
Proteins encoded in this region:
- a CDS encoding O-antigen ligase family protein — encoded protein: MAFYQATQGEAPSALYLNKNNHAAFLNLLLLPLVARFVAGSTDGSRFRAASGGVIVLFLTVVFLIGSRGAFLGFIGGVLFLLWGLGIARWRRHWLLFSALVAIALLLANIGFEPTSSTGARVATLAQPGEAGASRFLIWETSVEMLREHPLWGIGLGTFWMMYPAFRHPDDASGGFFVHNDYLQIWLEAGLPGLLLILLIGWSLFRSVSAFRQRAGGNEVEVYGLTAGLAAVGVHSVFTFNLYILSILILCGLYLGRLHHHCYSTPTNWRLNLQRIRRKAFVPLLIAGLIPPFGYFLSVTLSQYYLERADKVTTENLGTADRLLGQAQGLTPALEAIRSARGELWRSTLGDLEGERAAEAFKQSVAAYLEGHRLNGYVPRPLVGLGRLYSEYPQWADEGNAAEIAEAYFTEAIRLDPRSLSARRNLAFHQLRQGDTEAALAALEGGLKYRYPPTLNLAGYYSFASQLYEEIGKDEQSIHWHTKAEAITEKIERKRTRTAPSASMHG